The nucleotide sequence CGGGAACCCCCGCGAGGTGGGAGACGAAGATCCGGGGGGCGCCTGCCGCCATGCCACGCGCCTCCTCGGTGCCGCACGATTCGAGTCATTGCAGAGTCATTGCAGAGCTTTGCCTGGTTCAGGCTAGCCCGTGCCGTTCCGCACCGCCCTGGAAGTGCCTCCGTACGGCTGCCGCAGGGCGCGCCACCCGGCCCGGGTACGCTGCGGACTGCCGTCCCCACCGGCACGCCGGCCCTCCCCGCCCGGCAGAACAGCCAGAACAGACGGCCGCCGCCCGGGAATCCCGTACGCGCCACGGCCGGGCACCCCCCCCACGACTCCGAGAGGCAGCGCAGGTGACCGTTCGCACCCCGTCATCGCGTACCCCGTCAGCCGCACGTGTCGTCCCGGCCGTGCGCCTCCGCAGAGCCGTCGCGCCGCTCGCGCTCTGCGCCGGTCTCGCCGTGGGGCTCAGCGCCTGCGCCGCGGACCCGGACGAGGGGACCAACGGGGTCGGGAAGCTCTCCCCCGCCGAGATCGAGGGCAAGGCGCGGTCCGTGGCCGGCTCGGCGAAGGCGGTCCGGCTCGCCGGCACCCTGGTCAGCAAGGGCGACACCTTCAAGCTGAACATGCGGCTGAAGCCCGAGGGCGCCACCGGCTCGGTGACGACGAAGAACAGCACCTTCGAGCTGCTGCGGGTCGGCGACGCGCTCTATCTGAAGGCCGACGCGGGCTTCTGGTCGCACGCCGCCCCCGGCGGCGACGAACCGTCGGAGGCGGACTCCGAGGCGGCCGACAAGCTCGACGACAAGTACGTGAAGGTGCCGCAGGGCGACCCCTCGTACAAGCAGCTGCGCGGCTTCACGGACATGCGGCTGCTGCTCGGCGGGCTGATCGGTCTGCACGGGGAGAAGGTCAAGGGCGACCGGGACCAGATCGGCGGGATCCGCACGGTCAAGGTGAAGGGCGGCGCGGACGGCGAGGGCGGCACCCTCGACGTGGCCCTGGAGGGCTCCCCGTACCCGCTGCAGTTCGCCCGGGGCGGGGGAGCGGGCGTCGTGGTGCTCTCCGAGTGGGACAAGGACTTCCCGCTGGCCGCCCCCTCGGCCGAGGAGACCCTCGACTACGGCAAGCAGCTGCCCCGCGGCTGAGCGGGGCCCCTCGACCACGGCAGGCAGCGGCCTGGGGGCTGAGTGGTGGGGCCCCTCGACCACGGCAGGCAGCGGCCTGGGGGCTGAGCGGGGCCCTCGACCACGGCAGGCGGCCGCCCGGGCTGAGCGGGGCCCTCGACCACGGCAGGCGGCCGCCCGGGCTGAGCGGGGTCCCGACGCGATCGGCGTCCCGGTCGGCCCGGCCCCGGCCCCGGTCCCGCTCGCGGTCAGCGCCGGCGCTTGAGCAGCAGCTTCGGGAGGCCGGCCGGGACCGGCTCGCGGGTGACGGCCGCCGAAGGCAGCGGTACGGCCGCCAGGGAGCCGTCCGGCAGCTCCGTGGTCGACGAGCGGGGGTCGAGCCGCAGCACCCGGCATTCGCGGGCCCAGCGGTCCGTCATGGCCTCGCCGTCGGGCGCGTTGAGCCGCTTGCCCTTCAGCTCGGCGACGGCCGCGTCCCACTCCTCGGTGCCGTGCGCCAGCTCGCGCACGGCGGCCGTCCAGGCGACAAGCCGGCCGCCCTTGTCCTTGCTGCGGACGGTGACCTCGGCCGTACCGCCGTCGACGAGTCCCGGCAGGGGCTGCTCGCCGGGCCCGTCGCCGACGACGAACGCGGCGCCGTCGGACCACACGTGCCAGAGCGCGCGGGCCGGGCCGGTGCCGCGCACCCACACCAGGCCGGACTTCTTGGTGGCCTCCTCGACGAGGGCGGACCCGAGCAGCTCTTCTGTCATGTCCCGAAGCCTAGCGGCCGGGCGGTCACAGCCAGCCGTTGCGCTTGAGCGTGCGGTGGATGGTGAAGCAGATCGCGACGATGCCGGTCAGCACCATCGGGTAGCCGTACTTCCAGTGCAGCTCGGGCATGTGGTCGAAGTTCATGCCGTACACGCCGCAGACCGCCGTGGGGACGGCGACGATCGCCGCCCACGAGGTGATCTTGCGCATGTCCTCGTTCTGCGCGACGGTCGCCTGCGCGAGGTTGGCCTGGAGGATCGAGTTGAGGAGCTCGTCGAAGCCGACGACCTGCTCCTGCACGCGGGCGAGGTGGTCGGCGACGTCCCGGAAGTACTTCTGGATGTCGGGGTCGACCAGCCGCATCGGCCGCTCGGAGAGCAGCTGCATCGGGCGCAGCAGCGGCGTCACGGCCCGCTTGAACTCCAGTACCTCACGCTTCAGCTGGTAGATGCGGCCGGTGTCGGTGCCGCGCGTGGAGCCCTTCGCGGCCGGCGAGAAGACGTCGATCTCCAGCTGGTCGATGTCGAGTTCGACGGCGTCGGCGACCGCGATGTAGCCGTCGACGACGTGGTCGGAGAGGGCGTGCAGCACGGCCGAGGGCCCTTTGGCGAGCAGTTCGGGCTCGCCCTGGAGGCGGTGCCGGAGGTTGCGCAGGGAGCCCTGGCCGCCGTGGCGGACGGTGATGACGAAGTCGGGGCCGGTGAAGCACATCACCTCGCCGGTCTCGACGACCTCGCTGGTCGCGGTGAGTTCGGCGTGCTCGACGTAGTGGATCGTCTTGAAGACGGTGAAGAGGGTGTCGTCGTACCGCTCCAGCTTGGGCCGCTGGTGGGCGTGGACGGCGTCCTCGACGGCGAGCGGGTGGAGCCCGAACTCGGCGGCGATTCCGGCGAATTCGGCCTCGGTCGGCTCGTGCAGCCCGATCCAGGCGAAGCCGCCGCTCTCCCGTACCTGGCTCATCGCGCCGCGCGGGGTGAGGCAGTCGCGGTCGTCGACGCGGCGGCCGTCGCGGTAGACGGCGCAGTCGACCACGGCGCTGGAGGCCGTGTGGTCGCGGGTGGGGTCGTACGAGGTGTACGTGGTGGGGGTCTTGCGCAGGGGGTGCCGCAGGCTCGGACGGACGGCGGCGCGCAGGTCACGGATCATCGACATGGGCATGCTCCTTCACGGAGAGGCCGTCGGCGAGCGTGGCACAGCCCGGAATGGGGACGTGGAGCTACGTCGTCCACAAAGCGGGCGGCACCGAGGGATCGCGGTGACGGCGTTCGCTACAGACAGGCAAAGGCGAGATGCTCTTCCGTCGTGCGAGATGCCGGGGAGGCGCGCGCCCGTGTGAAGACGGGCCGGGAATCACCGGGGTTACGAACGCACCGGGCTCGGGTGCGGGGCGGAAGAGCGGCTGGTACTGCCCGATCGACTTCGGTCCATCGCAGCCCCACCTCCTCCGGCCGGTCCCTCGTGAGGGATGACGTGTGACGAGTAGTCGGGAGTTCGGGACTCCCGACCAGCGGCCAAGACTATCAGCCGACTGACGGTCAATCCCTTCCTTTGCCCGTTCCATACGCGCTTTATGCTCAAGTCATGGGAGAAGTTCTTGCTCTGGTCGAGGCCCGGTTGCGTACCGCGCTCGGAGAACCGGACGCGCGGGCCGCGGTGACGTTTCTCGGCACGGACCGGATCGAGGTGCTCCGCTTCATTGACGGCGATCTCGTGCGGTACGCGACCCTCGGCATGTCCGCACAGCCGATGGCCGACCCGACCGCCGCGCTCGCCGACCCCGTGAAGGGTCCGCGCGCGGAACTCGTCCTCACGGTACGGGCCGGGCTCGCCGACACCGACAAGGTGCTGCGCCCGCTCGCCGTCCTCGCCGCCACCCCTCAGGTCGAGGGCGTGATCGTGGCCCCCGGCGCCTCGCTCGACGTCGGGGACCCGCTCTGGCCGGGCGCCTCGTTCAGCTCGGTGCTCGTCGCCGAGCCGGGGGGTCTGGTCGAGGACCTGGAGCTCGACGAGCCCATGGACCCGGTGCGTTTCCTGCCGCTGCTTCCGATGACCTCGAACGAGGCCGCGTGGAAGCGGGTGCACGAGGCCCAGGCCCTGGAGGAGCGCTGGCTGACGCAGGGCACGGACCTGCGCGATCCACGGCGCGGGTCCGTGCGGCTCGATTGACGGGTGCGGTTGGGGGCCGCCGCCCCGCTGTCCGGGGCCCGGATCAGGTCCGGGGCAGCGGCGGTCCGGGGCAGCGGTCCGGGTGGCGGTCAGGCCCGCGCGGCGGTCCGGCCGGCGATGACGTTGGCGATCACCACGTAGACGACGGCGGGGATGCCGTAGTCGAGCAGTACCTGACCGGTGTGGCTCGCGACGTCGAACAGTCCGATCGACCAGCCCGCGAGCCAGTCGGCGGCGCTGTGGAACACGTCGACGACGGTGTTCGCCCGGTTGGCGTCGAGCAGGTCCAGGGCGATCCACACGACCAGGATGCCCACGAGGACGTGGGCCACGGTTCTTATGACGGAGCCGATGCCTCTCATGGAATGCGTGTTGCCCGGCTCCGCCACCGCAAACCGCCGCCCCCCGCGTGACGCGCGACGGCGCCGAGGAGCGGCCCACGGGCCGCGTGGGGCGGCGTGGGGCGGCGTGGGGTGAACGGCACGGGCCGGACGGGTGATCGTCGGTGATCGTCCTTGACGCGGGGGCCCGGGGGTAGGACCGTTGAGCCCTATGAGGGGCGAACCCAGTTGTCCGAGGTGTGGTGGCCGGGTCAGGGCGCCCGGGCTCTTCGCCGACTCCTGGCAGTGCGACGTGCACGGCGCGGTACACCCGCTCCAGCCCGTGATCCCGCCCAGCGTCGAGGGCCTCGGCGTCGTGGTGCACCGGTCCCACGTGCCGGTGTGGATGCCGTGGCCGCTGCCCGTCGGCTGGCTCTTCACCGGCGTCTCGTACGCGGGTGACGACCGCAGCGGCGGACGTGCGACCGCCGTCGCCTGCTCGGGCCCCGGACCGCTCGGCGGCATCGGCGAACTGCTCCTGGTCGCCGAGGAGCTCGGCGTCGGGCTCGGTGCGCGGTACGCGGGCATCGACGGCCCCGACCCCGGCCCGGGCATGGCCATGGAGAGGCCCGCGGCGACGAAGGTGCTCGCCGCCGGACGGCCCACCCCGCTCTGGCACGTCAACGGCACCCCGGAGGACCGCGCGGTCTTCGCGGGGGAGGCCCGTGGTCTCTGGCTGTGGGCGATCGTCTGGCCCGAGCAGTCCGGACTCCTCATGTACGACGAACTGGTCCTGACGGACCTGCGGGACGCGGGCGCCGAGGTCGAACTACTGCCGTGCGGGGCACTGACCCCGAGACTGCTGGGCTGAGGCGGCGGGACCGGACCGCGGGCCTCCGTCGACCCGGTTGGGTCGGACCGCGCCCGGTCCGTCTGCCGCGGGTGGATACGGGGGCCCGGTTCGGCCGGCCGGCGCCGGGTTCTTTCGTACGTGCGTGTTCGATTCGCCCGTTATGCTGGAGCGTCCCCTCGTCCGTGCCGAGTTCCTGGAGTACCGCGTCGTGCGCATCGATCTGCACACCCACTCCACGGCCTCCGACGGCACGGACTCCCCGGCCGAGCTCGTCCGCAACGCGGCCGCCGCCGGACTCGACGTCGTCGCCCTGACGGACCACGACACCACCCGCGGCCACGCCGAGGCGATCGAGGCGCTGCCCGAGGGACTGACCCTCGTCACCGGGGCCGAACTCTCCTGCCGGGTCGACGGCATTGGACTGCACATGCTCGCGTACCTCTTCGACCCCGAGGAGCCCGCGCTCCTCGCCGAGCGCGAACTCGTCCGCGACGACCGGGTGCCGCGCGCCCGGGCGATGGTCGGCAAGCTCCAGGAGCTCGGCGTGCCCGTCACCTGGGAGCAGGTCGCCCGGATCGCCGGGGACGGCTCCGTGGGCCGCCCGCACGTCGCCGAGGCGCTCGTCGAGCTCGGAGTCGTACCGGACGTGTCCGGGGCGTTCACGCCCGAGTGGCTGGCCGACGGTGGCCGGGCGTACGTCGAGAAGCACGAGCTCGACCCGGTCGACGCCATCCGCCTGGTCAAGGCGGCCGGCGGGGTCACCGTCTTCGCCCACCCGCTCGCCGTCAAGCGCGGCCAGGTGCTGCCCGAGGCCTCGATAGCCCGGCTCGCCGAGGCCGGACTCGACGGCATCGAGGTCGACCACATGGACCACGACGAGGCGACGCGCGCGCGGCTGCGCGGGCTCGCGAAGGAGCTCGGTCTGCTGACCACGGGCTCCAGCGACTACCACGGCAGCCGCAAGACCTGCCGCCTCGGCGACTACACGACCGACCCCGAGATCTACGGCGAGATCACCCGTCGTGCCGCGGGGGCCTTCCCGGTCCCCGGCGCCGGCGGACCGGCCGCCACCTAGCCACCACCGGGGCCCGCGCCGCCGGACGGACTCCCCGGAGCCGTCCGTCTGAGCCCGTTGGTCGGGGTCCGGACGCCGGAGTCCGTCCGCCGGAGCTCGTTGGCCGGGGTCCGTCCGCCGGAGCCCGTCCGTCGGGGTCCGTCCGCCGGAGCAGCCTCCGGACCGATGCGGCCGATACGGCCGGTCGGCCGACTCGGTCGGCCAGTCCCGCCGCTCGGTTCGGCCGGTCCGCCGGCCGCGCCGGTTCGGTCAGCCTGGTCGGTCCGCCCGGCCGGGTCGGTCTGGTCGGTCCGCCGGTCGCACCGGTTCGGCCGGTCCGCCCGGCCCCGTCGGTTCGGGTCTTCCGGCCGTCGCGCCCCGCACCAACCGCCGTGGCTTCCTCTTCCTGGTCCCCCCTCCGTACGGCCGTGCGTCGTGCGCGGGGCGGCGCTCCTCCTGCCCTCGCTTCGGAATCCCACGTTCCGTTCGTGCCGGGCCACACCCCACCGTTCGACCTCTCCCGCAAGGCACCCCTGTGTTCGACGTCGCCGTCTTCGGCTCGCTGTTCCTGACCCTCTTCGTGATCATGGATCCCCCCGGGATCACCCCGATCTTCCTCGCCCTCACCTCCGGCCGCGCGGCCAAGGTGCAGCGCCGGATGGCCTGGCAGGCCGTCGCCGTGGCCTTCGGCGTCATCACCGTCTTCGGTCTGCTCGGCCAGCAGATCCTGGACTACCTGCACGTCTCCGTCCCCGCGCTGATGATCGCGGGCGGTCTCCTGCTGCTGCTCATCGCGCTCGACCTGCTCACCGGCAAGACCGACGAGCCCAAGCAGACCAAGGACGTCAACGTCGCCCTGGTCCCGCTCGGCATGCCGCTGCTCGCCGGGCCCGGTGCGATCGTCTCGGTCATCCTCGCCGTGCAGAACGCCGACGGCGCCTCCGCCCAGGTCTCCGTCTGGGCCGCCATCGTCGCCATGCACGTCGTGCTCTGGCTGACCATGCGGTACTCGCTGCTGATCATCCGGGTCATCAAGGACGGCGGCGTGGTCCTGGTGACCCGGCTCGCCGGCATGATGCTCTCCGCCATCGCGGTGCAGCAGATCATCAACGGTGTCACCCAGGTCATCCAGAACGCCTGACGGGCCGGGGGCGGCGCCCCCGGACACCACTGCGCCCCCGTACGGATTCCGCTGCTGCGAAGTCCGTGCGGGGGCGCGGTGCGTGGTGTGGACCTGACCTGTTACGAGGCCGAGGTCTCGGCGGGGCGGATCCAGATGCGCTGGCCGATCGAGGCGGCCTGCTGCACGATCCGGTTGACGGAGGCGGCGTCCACGACGGTCCGGTCGACGGGCGTGCCGTCGATGTCGTCGAGTCGCAGGATTTCGAAGCGCACAGGCTTCTCCCTTCGTCTGAGTTGATCCTCCAGCTGGAGAACTGCGTTACATACGGGTCCAACGACATGCATCCTGCAAACATTCCTTACGCTAAGGAAAATTTTCGGATGACTAACTACTGGCGGGTAGAGGGTGTGGCGGCGGGCCCCGGGGCGGCGGACAATGAGCCCCGTATGAACGACGCAGACACACCCCAGGTGACCGAGACCGACGCCCGCCTGCGCGCCCTGGACGGGCGCCTGGAGCGCACCAACGAGCTCCTCCAGCGGATGCTGGCCGAGGTCGCCAGGACGCCCTCCACCCATGCCATCTTCGTCGACGCGGGTTACGTCCATGCTGCGGCCGGGTTGCTGGTGGCGGGCACCGAGGACCGCCGGTCCTTCGACCTCGACGCCGAGGGGCTCATCGAGGCCTTCATCGACAAGGCCCGGACGATCTTCGCGGACAGCAGGCTGCTCCGCGTCTACTGGTACGACGGGGCCAGACGCCGCATCCACACCCCCGAGCAGCAGGCCATCGCCGAGCTGCCCGACGTCAAGGTCAGGCTCGGCAACCTCAACGCCAACAACCAGCAGAAGGGCGTCGACTCCCTGATCCGCACCGACCTGGAGTCCCTCGCCCGTCACCGCGCCATCAGCGACGCCGCCCTCGTCGGCGGCGACGAGGACCTGGTCTCCGCCGTCGAGGCCGCCCAGGGCTACGGCGCCCGCGTCCACCTCTGGGGCATCGAGGCCGCCGAGGGGCGCAACCAGGCCGAGGCGCTCCTCTGGGAGGTCGACAGCCAGCGCACCTTCGAGCTCGACTTCTGCCGCCCGTACGTCACCCGCCGCCCCGTCACCACGTACGAGAACGAGGGCGAGCCGCCGCCCTCCCGCGAGGAGGTGCGGTTCGTCGGCGCCCAGATCGCCGCGACCTGGCTCGGTGAACGCGGCCGCGACCGGCTCGCCGAGCTCCTGCCGGGTGCGCCCTATCTGCCGGGCCCCGTCGACCAGGACCTGCTCGTCGAGGCGGAACGGCTCCTCAGCCGCTCCCTGCGCGGCCACGCCGCGCTCCGGCGCGCCCTGCGGGACGGCTTCTGGCAGCA is from Streptomyces venezuelae ATCC 10712 and encodes:
- a CDS encoding DUF6758 family protein, encoding MRGEPSCPRCGGRVRAPGLFADSWQCDVHGAVHPLQPVIPPSVEGLGVVVHRSHVPVWMPWPLPVGWLFTGVSYAGDDRSGGRATAVACSGPGPLGGIGELLLVAEELGVGLGARYAGIDGPDPGPGMAMERPAATKVLAAGRPTPLWHVNGTPEDRAVFAGEARGLWLWAIVWPEQSGLLMYDELVLTDLRDAGAEVELLPCGALTPRLLG
- a CDS encoding PHP domain-containing protein, whose translation is MRIDLHTHSTASDGTDSPAELVRNAAAAGLDVVALTDHDTTRGHAEAIEALPEGLTLVTGAELSCRVDGIGLHMLAYLFDPEEPALLAERELVRDDRVPRARAMVGKLQELGVPVTWEQVARIAGDGSVGRPHVAEALVELGVVPDVSGAFTPEWLADGGRAYVEKHELDPVDAIRLVKAAGGVTVFAHPLAVKRGQVLPEASIARLAEAGLDGIEVDHMDHDEATRARLRGLAKELGLLTTGSSDYHGSRKTCRLGDYTTDPEIYGEITRRAAGAFPVPGAGGPAAT
- a CDS encoding NYN domain-containing protein, with product MNDADTPQVTETDARLRALDGRLERTNELLQRMLAEVARTPSTHAIFVDAGYVHAAAGLLVAGTEDRRSFDLDAEGLIEAFIDKARTIFADSRLLRVYWYDGARRRIHTPEQQAIAELPDVKVRLGNLNANNQQKGVDSLIRTDLESLARHRAISDAALVGGDEDLVSAVEAAQGYGARVHLWGIEAAEGRNQAEALLWEVDSQRTFELDFCRPYVTRRPVTTYENEGEPPPSREEVRFVGAQIAATWLGERGRDRLAELLPGAPYLPGPVDQDLLVEAERLLSRSLRGHAALRRALRDGFWQHVKAQF
- a CDS encoding suppressor of fused domain protein — protein: MGEVLALVEARLRTALGEPDARAAVTFLGTDRIEVLRFIDGDLVRYATLGMSAQPMADPTAALADPVKGPRAELVLTVRAGLADTDKVLRPLAVLAATPQVEGVIVAPGASLDVGDPLWPGASFSSVLVAEPGGLVEDLELDEPMDPVRFLPLLPMTSNEAAWKRVHEAQALEERWLTQGTDLRDPRRGSVRLD
- a CDS encoding magnesium and cobalt transport protein CorA, translated to MSMIRDLRAAVRPSLRHPLRKTPTTYTSYDPTRDHTASSAVVDCAVYRDGRRVDDRDCLTPRGAMSQVRESGGFAWIGLHEPTEAEFAGIAAEFGLHPLAVEDAVHAHQRPKLERYDDTLFTVFKTIHYVEHAELTATSEVVETGEVMCFTGPDFVITVRHGGQGSLRNLRHRLQGEPELLAKGPSAVLHALSDHVVDGYIAVADAVELDIDQLEIDVFSPAAKGSTRGTDTGRIYQLKREVLEFKRAVTPLLRPMQLLSERPMRLVDPDIQKYFRDVADHLARVQEQVVGFDELLNSILQANLAQATVAQNEDMRKITSWAAIVAVPTAVCGVYGMNFDHMPELHWKYGYPMVLTGIVAICFTIHRTLKRNGWL
- a CDS encoding MarC family protein codes for the protein MFDVAVFGSLFLTLFVIMDPPGITPIFLALTSGRAAKVQRRMAWQAVAVAFGVITVFGLLGQQILDYLHVSVPALMIAGGLLLLLIALDLLTGKTDEPKQTKDVNVALVPLGMPLLAGPGAIVSVILAVQNADGASAQVSVWAAIVAMHVVLWLTMRYSLLIIRVIKDGGVVLVTRLAGMMLSAIAVQQIINGVTQVIQNA